A stretch of Chloroflexota bacterium DNA encodes these proteins:
- the rpsK gene encoding 30S ribosomal protein S11 has product MAERRKGARPRRRVRKQIPVGRAYIQSTFNNTIVTITDPNGNVITWSSSGGAGFKGSRKSTPYAAGVAAEKAARQAMEHGMRQVDVFVKGPGSGREAAIRSLQAAGLAVTAITDVTPIPHNGCRPPKRRRV; this is encoded by the coding sequence ATGGCTGAGCGAAGAAAAGGGGCACGGCCACGACGCCGTGTGCGGAAACAGATACCTGTCGGCCGAGCATACATCCAATCTACCTTCAATAACACTATTGTTACCATCACCGATCCTAACGGAAACGTTATCACCTGGAGCAGCAGTGGAGGAGCGGGCTTTAAGGGTTCCCGCAAGAGTACCCCCTACGCTGCCGGCGTGGCTGCAGAGAAGGCCGCTAGACAGGCAATGGAACACGGGATGCGGCAAGTCGACGTTTTCGTCAAGGGTCCCGGCTCTGGACGTGAAGCAGCCATCCGCTCGTTGCAAGCCGCCGGCTTAGCCGTCACTGCTATCACGGACGTCACGCCTATACCTCACAACGGTTGTCGTCCACCAAAAAGACGGAGAGTATAA
- the rpsM gene encoding 30S ribosomal protein S13, protein MARIAGVDIPRDKRVEIALHYIYGIGPTLSKQILERTQVNPDTRVKDLTEEEIGRIRDLIDREYKVEGDLRREVNLNIKRLMEIGCYRGIRHRRGLPVRGQRTRTNARTRRGPRKTVAGRRKATAKK, encoded by the coding sequence ATGGCTAGAATCGCTGGGGTTGACATCCCTAGGGATAAGCGAGTAGAAATTGCTTTGCACTATATCTACGGTATAGGGCCAACATTGAGCAAACAAATCCTGGAGCGCACGCAGGTAAATCCAGATACACGAGTAAAGGACCTAACGGAGGAAGAGATAGGACGTATTCGCGATCTTATTGACCGTGAGTATAAAGTCGAGGGCGATTTACGGCGTGAGGTCAACCTCAACATCAAGCGCTTAATGGAGATAGGTTGCTACCGCGGGATCCGCCACCGCAGGGGACTACCCGTTCGTGGACAGCGGACCCGTACCAACGCCCGTACTAGGCGCGGACCAAGGAAGACTGTAGCCGGGCGGCGCAAGGCCACCGCAAAGAAATAA
- the rpmJ gene encoding 50S ribosomal protein L36: MKVQASVKPRCEKCKIVRRKGTVVIICSNPKHKQKQG; the protein is encoded by the coding sequence ATGAAAGTACAAGCATCAGTTAAGCCACGTTGTGAAAAATGTAAGATTGTGCGCCGCAAAGGGACTGTGGTGATCATCTGTTCAAATCCCAAACACAAGCAGAAACAAGGATAG
- the infA gene encoding translation initiation factor IF-1, whose amino-acid sequence MPKKDAIEVEGKVLEALPNAMFRVELASGHRVLAHISGKLRLNFIKIVAGDRVLVELSPYDLTRGRITYRLK is encoded by the coding sequence ATGCCGAAAAAGGACGCCATTGAGGTGGAGGGCAAAGTTCTCGAGGCGCTACCTAATGCTATGTTCCGGGTCGAGCTGGCTAGCGGACATAGGGTACTTGCTCATATCTCTGGCAAGCTTCGCCTAAACTTCATTAAGATAGTCGCTGGAGATCGTGTTCTTGTCGAGTTATCACCGTATGATCTGACCCGTGGACGAATCACCTATCGTCTTAAGTGA
- the map gene encoding type I methionyl aminopeptidase → MAAIIKSGEELALMRQAGRIVAITLALLQEKIRPGISTAELDAIVNKSFRKQGAIPSFKGYNGFPASLCVSINEEVVHGPPSRRRVLREGDIVGLDLGAIYNGLHADAAITVPVGQVSEEAKLLLETTEKALYMGIAQAIAGKRLSDISWAIQSYVESHGFSVVRQYVGHGIGRSMHEEPQIPNFGPPNHGPVLRPGMTLAIEPMVNAGRYETMVLDDKWTVITQDRSLSAHFEHTIAVTDGEPQILTRP, encoded by the coding sequence ATGGCTGCAATCATCAAATCAGGCGAAGAGTTAGCGCTTATGCGCCAGGCCGGGAGAATTGTGGCCATAACTTTAGCACTTTTGCAAGAGAAGATCAGGCCAGGGATCAGCACCGCTGAGCTCGATGCTATCGTGAACAAGTCATTTCGGAAACAAGGCGCTATCCCCTCATTTAAGGGATACAATGGTTTCCCTGCCTCGCTCTGCGTCTCCATCAACGAGGAGGTAGTTCATGGCCCACCATCGCGGCGCCGTGTCCTGCGCGAAGGGGATATAGTTGGTCTGGATCTGGGGGCCATTTATAATGGATTACACGCTGATGCAGCTATCACCGTTCCCGTTGGCCAGGTCAGCGAAGAAGCCAAGTTGCTTTTGGAAACCACGGAAAAAGCCCTCTATATGGGCATAGCACAGGCGATAGCCGGTAAACGCCTCAGTGACATTTCTTGGGCTATCCAGTCCTACGTGGAATCGCACGGTTTCTCCGTAGTACGCCAATATGTCGGTCACGGCATTGGGCGCAGCATGCACGAGGAACCTCAGATTCCCAATTTTGGGCCTCCCAATCACGGCCCAGTCTTACGGCCAGGCATGACGCTAGCTATCGAGCCGATGGTCAACGCCGGGAGATATGAAACAATGGTTCTTGACGATAAATGGACGGTGATAACCCAGGATCGGAGCTTGTCAGCTCATTTCGAACACACCATAGCTGTCACTGATGGCGAGCCACAAATTTTGACGCGCCCGTGA